The following coding sequences lie in one Heliangelus exortis chromosome 6, bHelExo1.hap1, whole genome shotgun sequence genomic window:
- the SUMO1 gene encoding small ubiquitin-related modifier 1 — MSDQEAKPSAEDLGDKKEGEYIKLKVIGQDSSEIHFKVKMTTHLKKLKESYCQRQGVPMNSLRFLFEGQRITDNHTPKELGMEEEDVIEVYQEQTGGHSTV; from the exons ATGTCTGACCAG gaaGCAAAACCTTCGGCTGAGGACTTGGGAGATAAGAAAGAAGGGGAATACATCAAACTCAAAGTCATTGGGCAG GACAGCAGTGAAATTCACTTCAAGGTGAAAATGACAACACACCTCAAGAAACTCAAAGAATCATACTGTCAAAGACAG gGTGTTCCAATGAATTCACTCAGGTTCCTCTTCGAGGGTCAGAGAATTACTGATAATCATACCCCCAAGGAG ctggggatggaggaggaagatgtGATTGAAGTTTATCAGGAACAGACAGGGGGTCACTCAACAGTTTAg